The window GTATCAGCTCAAGTGGGAGGAGGATCTACTGAATGGGAGATTGATATTAAGTTGGGTAAAAGTCAACTCGTTCTTATATTGACCATTTTACCTTTAATTTGGAAATTAATTCCGCATGTGATTAAGGATACAAACCGcgtgattaaaaataaaataaattatagtaattttaaaattatagagacccaaatataatatttaaaaattcagaaaTCCCGATGCTAAAAGCGATCAACCGTTTGTCGCACATAATAGCTTCCCCAGCCCACGAAGTGTCGATGACCGACTAAGCATCTCTTATATCGTCGGTCCATCAATCAGCCTGCCTCCCTCGATTCGGAGGCCCTCTTCTCTCCTCACTACCATTAGCCGCAGTGCCCACCTCGGCCTCTTTCCTTCCTGCTCTCTCCTCGAATTGAAGGCGAACACCagattttaatatcataaatcGGCATTTTTTGGGGGGAGGGAACTCCAATCGATGAGCCGCTACGACAGCCGCGCCGCCGACCCCGGCTCCTACCGCGACCGGAGAAGGTAATCCTAAAGCTCTGCACCTaacccctaaccctaaccctaaccctaacccaaggaCACATTGAAGATTAGGGATTCATCTATTTTTCGATCTCAAATCAGCGATGCAGGATTCGGCGGGAGTTCACAGAGCTACAGCAGGGGATTCGAGCCCTCCGGCAAGCGAGACGCGGGGGCCACCGGCGACCTGGATGGGCTGCTCACTCCCTTCGAGAAGAACTTCTACGTAGAGGCCCCCTCCGTGGCTGCTATGaccgaggaggaggtggaggcgtACCGCCGGAAGAGGGAGATCACCGTCGAGGGCCGTGATGTGCCAAAACCCGTCAGAGAGTTCCAGGACATCGGTTTCCCAGGTTCTTATTGCTATTCTACCATGTTGCAAGATTCCGTGCCTAGGATTGTACTTGGATCCCGTGTTCGTATCTTTCTGCTTCGTAGCAAAGATTTGGTATGATCGTTCACGCCTGCACCGAAAGGGGATGTTTCTCCTCTAGTCAGATTAGGATTTAGAGAATTTATTCCATGCTGCCTTCTGCCCCTGCACCGAGTATACCTGATGTGTTGTAATCTTAGGTAGCAAGATGTATAGGTTGTGCTGTCAGTTCTATCACATGGTTTGGTCATACTAAATTTTCAAGAATATGTTGATTTCACATATTTTCTGAGAAGTAACACCACATCAAGATGTGACCTTCGTGCGTGTGGTGCCGCAGACTGAGGCTCCACTCTAGGTAGTCTAAACCTTCACCACTGGTAGTTTTTCATTTGTCTTAACTATTTCTCTTACATGATTTTAGGCCTGTCTGTAGAAACAAGTCGGCTAGCCACATGGATCATTTGCCACTGTGGTATTCTCACCAAGTAAACAAAACTTGGTATCCTCTTATATTTTTTCACCTAATCGACCAACGACTCTCTGCAAGAACAATCATTTTTGTTCATGTTTCATGGTACTAGATATCCACTTAGTTGTCCCACGGCCCCACCTTTGTTGGAttaatttttcttctctttagaatatGTCCAATAGTTTTTCTAAGTAAATAACTTCTATGATGTATCTACTTGACATAAAGCTAAGCTGGGTTATCGAACTTTTCTTTTAAAATTGTATTTCTTTTTAGATAAGTTGTGATGTCCCAATTATTTGGAGTGTTATTCTTCtatatatattttgaaatattcatcttcttttggtcatttttttttaaatattaattcagTAAAATAGTTCGCTATTCAAACCCTTACCAGCAAAAAATTCCACAATATGTATCATCAAAATTCCTGCACATTGTTTTCTCATGATTTCTTTTTGTATTGTTactttggcttcaaaacttggttaTACATCATCAAATAAGGTCCTTTGTTTATAGTTCCATTAAATAAGTTTGAAGTGACTCTTTCACCTTGCTTCAACCATAATGTCTTATATTACCATGCATTTGACATTTATTGTTTGGGGCCCATAAAACCTCATTGTTCGTTTTCTTAGTTTAGACTTCTATTGCCTTTATCTTAACCTGTTATTCATAGTTACATTAGCCTAACTGACAATATTTTGGACTTTTATTGGGTCTATTTTATATTTCATCCATAGCATTTGTTTATTACTCCAAGCATGAAAATATTTGTCAGTTTGGTAGTAACAGTTTCAAACACAGGGAAGCTATTGATCAAGTTGCTATCTGTCTAGTGTAATCAATTATCAATATGGCTATTTTTGCTTAAGTTTATGCACCAGACAAAATGTTAGCATCTTCTTATACAAGATGTGCAAATTCTATTCATATAAACTCATTTCCATTAACAGAAGTTCTTCAGGTTATCAGTTTTACATTAGTTTAAATTTGGAAGCCCAAACCATGATGACCTAACGACAAAGTTTAGTCTGAATAATTGTGTCATTACTAAACAGGTTATGAGAGGATATAGCTTGTGGATGGACTTGTGCCTGTGTTCAAAATTAGGGGAACTATTCTGGTGAAATTCTAGGTTGTTGACCCTattcatctttttcttccttACTCTGGCCATATTCAATTATTTATTTAGCTACAAGCATCCAATTACAATATTTTCAGTGATCCCTCTCGTTTGGCTTTTACATGGTATACAAGCTTTTGTGGATTTATCCTATAATGTGGGTTTTATGAAATTAGTCAATGCACGAGATTCCTACAAATTTGAGGTTTGAGAAGAGCCTTTGCTTACAAAGATTTTGTTTTTGTGAATCTGACACTCATGTCGAGTAGGAGCAATCTTCCTGTGATGCAAGGCCCTCACATTATGTGCCTTTTTTATCCACTCTTATATATTTGCCCAGGACACTATAGCATCAAATCAGAAGCTTTCTGAGTAGTTCCATAAATATGTGCTTATACTAGAATTTGTTTGCTCCTTTTTTTTACTGGACATGCTCTTGTAAATGGAATTATCTTCGTATTTCTTTGAGTCCCATCCTGTACGACATGGTCTGAGATCTAGCTGGTCCAAGAAAGTTCTTGTTTGTTGGTGACTAAATTTTTTGTTGTTTTATTGTTGACTTTCCAGAATATGTTATGCAAGAAATTGAAAAGGCTGGATTTGTAGAGCCTACTCCTATACAAGCACAAGGGTGGCCAATGGCTTTGAAGGGTCGTGACCTCATTGGTATTGCTGAAACTGGATCTGGAAAGACGCTAGCTTATTTGTTACCTGCCATTATCCATGTTAATGCTCAACCAGTTTTAGGTATACAGATCCAGCATTTTTTGCTTGAACATGCATTAGATATGCTTGTTGTCAGTGCATGCACTAATCAATTTGTTTCCtgtatgtgatttttttttaagcTCCTGGTGATGGTCCAATTGTTCTGGTTTTGGCTCCAACTCGTGAACTTGCTGTTCAGATACAACAAGAAGCGACTAAGTTTGGAGCATCCTCAAAGATAAAGAACACTTGTATATATGGTGGGGTTCCAAAGGGTCCTCAAGTTCGAGATCTTCAAAAAGGTGCACTGATGTCATGCtatttcctttttgttctttagGAAAAAAAAAGTCCCATTGTTCGATTGAAATCCATTAAAAGGTGCACTGATGTCTTGTTacttcctttttgttctttagaaAAAATGTCCCATTATTTGATTGAAATCCGTTTAACCATTTTCCCCTTAAAAAAGTTGGGGAACCATTGTTGATAGAAAATTATACATGGACATCAGTCTTCTCTTAAAAGATATATAAAGAGTTGATTGGACAGATTGGGATTTCATAATAATATCTGATTTGGAATTTGGAGTGTGAAAGCCCTTTTTGttatttatctattattttctgaagaaattttatatttttgtatggaCAAAGATGAATATATGATTCTCTTACatgaattaaatttgtcaaacgCAAATTCTTTATCTTATTAAGCTATGAAACCATTACCTATTTCCGCATTATGCAATATATTAATATACTGCTTCCTTCTATCAGGTGTTGAGATTGTTATTGCTACACCTGGACGTCTTATCGATATGTTGGAGTCACACCATACAAACTTAAGGAGGGTCACATATCTTGTTTTGGATGAGGCTGATCGAATGCTAGACATGGGCTTTGAACCTCAGATGCGGAAAATTATTTCCCAGGTATTTTGTTTTTTAAAATTtgtgcttttgttgatttttcctCTTCATGTATCAGTTGTCATTTTGGTTTTGTATACTTCTTTTCTATTTTACTTCAGAAATTGCTCTATTAAGTCTGGATCTTCTATGTAGATATTGTAATTTTATGGTTTCCCGAATCTTTTACTTTTAATTTGCAAAACGCCAGAAGTTAATTATAAGTCCCTTTGGAAAATATTGTATTAATTTCATCTGTTTATAGGTTTTATTTGGTTATTTGAGACTGTATCTCAGGTCATCACCATGATTTTCTGTTATCGTCCCCAGTTTTATCATTTTCTGTCATTGTGACTCCAGCATATGACCTTGTGTTTTTTTATTATCCAATTACTGCATTGCTTGATTAATATGAATTTGAAAAATATTACATTAGTTAGTGGTAGTTTAGACCCTAAGTGATACAAGGGTATAGGTTTAGGCTTATCAATCTTGAAGGCTGATTTTTATTCTATTTTTGCTCCGCAATAGATTCGCCCAGATCGTCAGACCCTTTACTGGAGTGCTACTTGGCCCAAGGAGGTCGAACAACTTGCAAGGCAGTTTCTGTATAACCCATACAAGGTAATGTTTATGGCCAAACAAGGCAGTTCACAGGTGGGTTCGCTGCACTATATCTTCTTTACCACAATCTGACGGAATCAGCTATTCTCATGGTTCAGGTGATTATCGGTTCCATAGACTTGAAAGCTAATCATGCAATACACCAGCGTGTAGAGATTGTTTCAGAGAATCAGAAATATAACAAGTAGGATATCATTTATATTGGTGGTCCAGTGTGAGAGCAATTTTGGCATGTGATGAGAACTAACTTTTTCTTTGTCAGATTGGTCAAACTGCTGGAGGATATCATGGATGGTAGCCGAATTCTGATATTCATGGACACCAAGAAGGGTTGTGACCAGATCACAAGACAGCTACGAACTGATGGCTGGCCTGCTCTGTCTATTCATGGTGATAAAAGTCAAGCTGAAAGGGACTGGGTCCTTTCTGAATTTAAATCAGGGAAGAGTCCTATAATGACTGCTACTGATGTTGCTGCTCGTGGTTTGGGTATGACTTTGTTATAAGATATTCTAGTTAGCTTTTAGTGCAATATTCAATTTCTGATTTTATAGGGGATATTCTAGGTATCTATCAGCTGAGCATTTACCTCTTTtcatgtgtgtgtgttttttttttatttctgattACAGATGTGAAGGACGTGAAATATGTGATCAACTATGACTTTCCTGGATCCTTGGAGGATTATGTGCATCGTATTGGGCGAACGGGAAGAGCTGGGGCCAAGGGAACTGCATATACCTTCTTCACTGCAGCTAATGCAAGATTTGCGAAAGATCTTATTAAAATATTAGAAGAAGCTGGGCAGAAAGTTAATCCCGAGCTGGCTAAAATGGGTCGCGGACCCCCTCCCCCAGCAGGTTAGTGTCTTTCACGCTTTTAACTTTCCAACAAATTTCAAGTTTGCTACCTAAGCAAGTTGGGGCTCTTGCAGTCCTCTTATTACTGTATTGTGTAACTCAAGCTGACTATGTTCACTGGCACTGGTGGATATTATCTCATGCACTTTAATCTGCATACTCTTATTAAGATCAAAGCTGTTGCTAGTTGCTTAAGCAGATGCCTCATTACTTGATGAGCTCATTACACTGCTGTTGGGAAAAGTACTCTCAACTTGAGTGGATAGTTACCTAGTTAAATATCTTTCCCTATCCATAGAATGATTTTTCAACTTGGGGATGCCTCTTATTTGGTGGTTCTGTTTAGATGATAATATCCGGATTCACTGGGTTTCAGGCTATACGATTTGACCGTTTTTCTTTTGGATAGGTCATGGTGGATTCCGAGATCGATATGGCAGCAGTCGCCAGTGGAGCTGACGTACGGAGATAAATGTTCTGTTGTTCAAATGTCACTAAATAGGATAGATCATCTTTCCACCAAGGTAACGCATCCATCTTCGAGTGGCTGAGGTGGAGCTGCGGCAAGCGAAAGACAGTGTGTATGATGCATGTTTGGACACCCATTTTTGTTTTGATGAATGGCTGAATATTTGTTTAGACAGCAATACATGTAATATTCGACCTATATGTAATTTGCTTCTTTTAAAGAGGACTTGGCCGAGTATTTTCAGCACTGATGCCAGTATCTTTACTCTACCATGTGTTTGGTAGCTGGTCGTATCAAACAATATTTTGTGTGGCTCATGCGATGGCATCCACATAATGGGGTCCTTGACGACAAGCGGCTATTATCGTATAAGTGAGCGAGTCTTGTCGCATGGTTTGCATTTAGACCACGGAAAACACCAGGAGAAATATCACGACGACCTGACCGACGATGAGGAGCTCTAAATTCCGATCGCCACTAGGTTATGGCTTGCTTTCACATGTCGTGAGATGGTGAAAGAGTCCGCCTTGCAAACCGTGGTCCGACGCAGAGTCGTACTCCACCCATTTGTTCTTTTCGACCATGGCTACTGGCTAAGCGGCAGACACCAGGGATGACGGACGAGTCGATTGCCTACTTATCTTCACTGCTCTCGTATTATCGTCTTTAAAagcaaccctttttttttttgggggactTTCCCTTCGGATTTCGACAGTGTGGTATCGATTTGGCTCAAAAGTTGAAAGTCCAAACAAAGCAACGGAGTTTTCGAGAACTCCTAACTAGACAACTCCGCAGTCctcaacagagagagagagagagagagggtcgaTCCATGCCCACGGCTCCGATGCGAAGTGGGGCTCCACACCGTGCTCACCTGGGATCAGATAACCTGAAAGAGTTCAACTAGCTTGACGCACCGAGTCCACCAAGGACGACAGCCGTGCCAATGGTTCGTCGCTGCACTGGAAAGTTTTTTCCCACTGATCTCATGGTGTTGCGTTTTGAAAACAATCATACTGTGTAAAACGTGTCTCTTTCCTAAGACCCGAATGAACACGCCTCAAGCAAGCGAGAGAAGAACGGAGCTGGGAAACGAGGCGGATCCGTCGTTGGGTGCTCCCTTCAGGTTCAGGATGGAGGCGATCACGTTGTATATCTCCACATTCTCGAAAGATGGCACCTTGCGTCCCCTCTGGAACCGAGGGCCGTGACCTACGAAAATGCTCCTCATCGAGAAAAATGCATTGTCGTATCCATGCGCTCCTCCGCACTCGTTCCTCTTCGTTCTCTTCTGCTCCACCTTGTACCCTTCTTCCAACAGCCCGATGACGGGCGGAATCCTGTGGCTCTCCCGGTAATGCAGTCGCTCCGGTAAATCCTCTTTCAGATACATCTTCAGATAGTTCCCATGCTCGACCTTTCCCGACCCCAGCCCTTCATTCATCTTCGCTACCACGTCCGACGGGGCAACGCCGGCGGGCGGGCGAATCGCGAGCAGAGGACTCGTGGACTGGACCCAGTCCCGCGGGATCTTGATCCACGGAGATAGGTCATCCAGAAATATGAGCTTTTTATCGCAAGTGCCCACCATTCCGTGGTCACCTAATAGAATTATGGTCACGTCCTCAAAGATCCCTCTTTTCTCCAGCCCGGCGATCAATCTCCCGATCATGTCATCGATCCGAGCCACCGCGGCGGTGATCTCCGGATCGTCGGCACCGACCTTGTGGCCCTGCTCATCTGGGTCCTCGAAGTAGAGAGTCATGAACACAGGGATCTCGCTGCTCGGGAGATCGAAGTAGCTCAGAATGGCGTCGACGCGCTCCTCGAAGGGCAACGAACCGTCGTAGTGGCGGCAAAACCTGGGAGGGCAGTCCCAAGATCCCTTCTTGACCTCGGATCCGCGCCAGAAGACGGTGGCGGCATTGAACCCCTGGTTGACGGCGGTCTCCCAGAGCGGCTCTCCCAGCCACCACTCCGGCTCGTGGCTGCCCATATTGAAGGCGGCGCCGGACACCGGGTCGACGAAGTGGTTGTTGATGATACCGTGGTGGGCCGGATAGAGTCCGGTGACGATAGAATAGTGGTTGGGGAAGGTGAGGGACGGGAAAACAGGGATAAGCCCGGTCTCCGCTTCGGTGCCATTGGCGATCAGGCGATGGATGTTGGGCGCAGCGGTTTTGAACTGGTAGCCGAAGCGGAACCCGTCGGAGGAGATGAGGAGGAGCACGGGGCGGGAGAGCCTGGAGAGGGGCCTCGCCTGACTCCGATGATCAAAGATGGGATCTTTGGCGGCAGCAGAGGaggtaaagaagaggaaggcgaaggcggcagcggcggcgacagCCGTGCAGGTGGTGATGACGAGGGCTGAAAACAGGAAGGCGGTGTGGGGCCGGCGGAGGCCCGAAGGGGAGGCGTCGTCGGGGGTGGAGTAGGCGGAGAGGAGAGCGGTGGTTGTGTTGGGTGGGTCGTCTTCCGGGCGAGCGAGGATGGGTTCTCTAATggcagcagcaggaggaggaggagggccggAAATGTTGAAGGGAACAGAAGTCATCGGTTTCTTAATCAGAATTCTGCCTTCTCTCTatctctccctccctcctctgTCCTTTCCCCCCCGTTACAACCAATCATCCTAGGTTTGCTATATGGCCTGTATACTGAATGGTGGGGACGCGGGGGGAGAGGAGGGTGCATCGGGTTGTTGCGATAGGAACGGTTGACCGGCAGGATGGTGTCGTTGCATTGTGCGAGGACGGATTAATGGAGACGGGGAAGAGTTGGTGTTCTGGATTATGACGGCGCTGACCGTAGGCGCGAGTGGATTTTGGCAGCAGAATAGTGGCGCTCGTGGCAGAGGAGCTACGGTGCAGATACACGTACCTGTGGGACCCGCATCTGCTTTCGAGCACATGGACAGGTTTGACGCCGAGTAGTGTTTTCTGAGTTGTTTCTGGAAACCGAAGTGGAATCCACGTATCGATCGGAGAATGTTTGGTTCAACGTTGGCTGGTGGTCGATTCGTGGAGTGGACTCCGATGAACAATATTGATAATGCAAAAGAAAGTAAGTTCCGGTGCACGTCCTCGATAGGACGCCCCTCCCTCCTCGTCAACTTAAAGAGCACATGTTGTTGATTAGAATTCCCAACCGGTGAACGAAAGGCTTCTCACGAAGAAAAACAagaattatcaaaagaaagaaaggCTTCTCACGTCAGGTAAAAGCGAAGGCCGAGGTGTGGTGGACGAAAGGCATGCAATTGTTACTGCTTATGGCTGCAGCTCCCATGTCGCGTCCCACCAGTTAGTTGTTTCGGAACTTCTTGCCAGGGTGGTAAATAATTGCCGGCCGCCTCCGTGAGAGACCGTAACTCCACTCAAATCCGTCCGTCTAAATATGTGATCGATGGGTACATCATTATGCAGCACGCGCGTGGATGCGAGTGGTTTGCTTTTAGCTGTCTGTCATGCATTGAATAGATTAGCCGCGACGGCTCAACCACTTATCGTTTTTAATAAGGTTGCACTAATTGTGTCACCTCTGTATCTGATCTGTGTCATTCAATAGCCACATGGAGCATTTCCGTTCACACGGCCGATGGACCAATCGACCTTTGCCGGCGAATCCGGCTCTCTCATCGTCAGCCTGCATAAGGTACCATAATATTCTTTTGGTAACGCATCGGCGTTCAGGATACACTAGGCCAACTCAATTTGGCGATGGCCAGGGCTCATCATCCAAGATCTAAACCATGCCGATGCATACATCTTCAACGCTCGACCTCCGACTGAAGGGCCAATCTTACCGGGAAGGTGATGTACACTGTATCTCTATGATTTGTTGCAATTCTCTCACCACCATACGCCACCAATGAACACACCCGCAGCAGTGACACAATGACAAACACATTGGCCACGGGAGTGAACCAACATATAAGTACCATCGGAGGTACAAATCATAATGAATACTTTGTCGTCATTTTTCAGATGGGCATCATGACAAAAGAACATATTTCAATATTAGTACATGAAATCAAGATCTCCCCAGTTTTGACCAACAATTGTCCTCTCAAAATGCagggattgagaaagaaagaaagaaatttaaTTTTACAAAATCCAATTACATAATAGCATTAGTGTGCGTAGGAAACCAGATTTCAAATATCATATTTTGTTCTTCCGCTCCTCAAAATGAGACACAGCATATCAAGACGGCAACATCAATCGCTTCCTTGAGCCTTTGAAGTGACTAACCTGATAGATTGCACAAGGCGTTCCAATTAAAATATCTTGCTAATGTAGATTTAATGCCTCACATCACAGTCTAAACTTAAAGGTTACTAAAGACGCATCGAGACCTCCTCCGCATAAAGAATCTCAAACTATTAGACGAGCAATTTAATTCTCTGACAACTAACAAGAATCAAAAGTCTAGCTAGATAAACTTATCAAAAAGGGAAACAATATCGATGAAAAATTCAACATGTTAGGAGGTTAGTTTTGGTCATCCTTGAAATTGGGTGATGGGACTACCAAAAACGACCTCATCAAGATGGAACCAACAAAACAAGGAACATCACTTCAAAACCGCAATAAGCTTTACCTGTACATCCAAGGGCATGCCATGAAACTGCCCAGCGCCTTCTGGTGGGGTCCAATTATAAACGCCATTTATTTCACCAGAAAAGGCTTCATGCATGGTGCACTTCCTCAGAGAAAATGGAAGATGAGACTCAACAACCCATGGAAGGGCCAACTGATCTCCAAGGATGCGGGAGGCCTTCATAAATTTCAAGCTGTAGACGTTGAGGACTTCTTCTAAGAAGATTTTTGCACTAcagcataaaaaaaaagaaaaaaaaacaataagcTAAAAAAGATGGAATTCATTAGTTGTAAAACCATATAACATGTGCCTTTGATAATTTCAACTTCACAAGCACCATGCACAAGCAGTTAACAATCAGTTGATCCAAAGGCTATACTACTTTCAGCTACATGGAAAAGACTATTCTCAGTGACCTGTAATTGGTATGTTGACCAATATGAATGGAAGAACCGTCCAGTCCATCTAGCCCATTACTTTCTCTTTGCTTTCTTCCTcacattattattatataaatgaaATTATTCATTTATACAAACAGAGTTTCATATTATAGTTTAAATGAAATTGTTATATCTCCCAGTAATACCCACAGtaactttttaaatattatagtttATGATTATACAAACAGAGTTCCATATTATAGTTTAAATGAAATTGTTATATCTCCCAGTAATACCCACAGtaactttttaaatattatagtttTTGATTATACAAACAGAGTTGGACAATTTACTTGTTCTGAATCTTTCTACCTTGGTGGCTAAACATTTCAATTTGCATCAcaactaaaatatttattatcaacATATGATTCACATAAACTTCTGAATCTTATAAGTATGACAAAAATGGCAAATTTGAATAACTTGGTTATACCAAACTTCTAGGGTTTACCTACAACTTCTGGCTCCCTCATATTAAACAAAAGGTTCATTTATAATTAGTGAAATAACATGATGCATCATGACTAATATACACATCAAAAGAGTGAAAAATGTATAGGCAGTTTAATTACAATTGGATGCTAGATTCCTCTTCACCCAAAAAAAGGgataaaacaaaagaaaacaaggAATAAAACCTCGTGCAAAAGTCCTATGTATGTTTGTTCGTAAGCCAGCAACCTAACTGAACATGGATAATAGTATAATTTCATGCAGTAAATTAAGAAAACAATGTATAATCGCTTAAAATATGTGAATAAAAACAACTGAAGCTCGTTATAAATTATTTGAACAGGATCTTACAATGTAGGAGCTGATTCTCTGAAGCAACAAATTTCCTTGTGAATAATCTCCCAGTATTGGTAATACTGTTGTGTTACTTCTGTTTATGGTAAAGTCAGAAGCAGGATCAGTCAATACAATTATGCTGCTTCTTGGTATTGACACCCGCAGAGTTCTAAAGATAAGAAAGCCAAGTTAAACAAACATCAAGTGCTCATACAATCTTCTAGCTCAGCAACTGAACAAAGGTAAAACTAGACTAAAACATCATCTGTGGTTCCAATATGAGGTATTAGGATCAAAATATGGAGCTTCAAGATTATAATCTAGAGCTTCTCCAATTAATAAGGGCAGAAAAAGGACCTTAGTGAATGAATTTACGAAATTAATAGATGAAAGTTAAACTGAATAACAATAGCAAACTACTGAAATAAAATCACAAAACTTCTCAGCCACTAAAAAGACAACATAATCAGGGATTTATTATAAATACCTTTGATCTGGAATAAGTCATGATTATATGATGAGATTCCATGAAAGGAGTAGAAAAAATCAGTTCAGATATTTTATTGCCTTTTATTACTTCTAAAGGAAAGTTGCAGCACCAGCCATCAAATATAGGCTTCATGGAATAATAAATACTTCAATTTATTGTATAACTTCACCAAATAAAAATTTTTAATGAGCACAAAGATGCAGCAACCTTTAAGAGACTAAAAAAAAGAGTGAATTTGTTCCATCTAGAGACTAACTGTATCTTATTGTATAATTCGAAAGGTATGTGATGCTTATATATGAACCGTTTCCCTGAAATTTCATAACATCCGATTAAGGAAGAAACAATGACTAGCATTAAGTTAACTGCATCTCACAATAGTTACTTTGAAAAAAGTTAAGAGATATCTGACCAAGTCAGAAACTATTGAACAAAAACGAAACTTTTAGAGTAAAATACCTCTGATATAGCGAAAACATGGTAACAGCCTTTATGGCAAAATTTGGGCATCTAGTttaatttttaaacatgtaattaattACCTGAATGAAATCGACGAGCACATTCAGAATGCCAATGGACCTTTCAGCTTTGCTATACGTACTGTTTGCA of the Musa acuminata AAA Group cultivar baxijiao chromosome BXJ2-10, Cavendish_Baxijiao_AAA, whole genome shotgun sequence genome contains:
- the LOC135625165 gene encoding uncharacterized protein LOC135625165 yields the protein MTSVPFNISGPPPPPAAAIREPILARPEDDPPNTTTALLSAYSTPDDASPSGLRRPHTAFLFSALVITTCTAVAAAAAFAFLFFTSSAAAKDPIFDHRSQARPLSRLSRPVLLLISSDGFRFGYQFKTAAPNIHRLIANGTEAETGLIPVFPSLTFPNHYSIVTGLYPAHHGIINNHFVDPVSGAAFNMGSHEPEWWLGEPLWETAVNQGFNAATVFWRGSEVKKGSWDCPPRFCRHYDGSLPFEERVDAILSYFDLPSSEIPVFMTLYFEDPDEQGHKVGADDPEITAAVARIDDMIGRLIAGLEKRGIFEDVTIILLGDHGMVGTCDKKLIFLDDLSPWIKIPRDWVQSTSPLLAIRPPAGVAPSDVVAKMNEGLGSGKVEHGNYLKMYLKEDLPERLHYRESHRIPPVIGLLEEGYKVEQKRTKRNECGGAHGYDNAFFSMRSIFVGHGPRFQRGRKVPSFENVEIYNVIASILNLKGAPNDGSASFPSSVLLSLA
- the LOC135625166 gene encoding DEAD-box ATP-dependent RNA helicase 20-like yields the protein MSRYDSRAADPGSYRDRRSDAGFGGSSQSYSRGFEPSGKRDAGATGDLDGLLTPFEKNFYVEAPSVAAMTEEEVEAYRRKREITVEGRDVPKPVREFQDIGFPEYVMQEIEKAGFVEPTPIQAQGWPMALKGRDLIGIAETGSGKTLAYLLPAIIHVNAQPVLAPGDGPIVLVLAPTRELAVQIQQEATKFGASSKIKNTCIYGGVPKGPQVRDLQKGVEIVIATPGRLIDMLESHHTNLRRVTYLVLDEADRMLDMGFEPQMRKIISQIRPDRQTLYWSATWPKEVEQLARQFLYNPYKVIIGSIDLKANHAIHQRVEIVSENQKYNKLVKLLEDIMDGSRILIFMDTKKGCDQITRQLRTDGWPALSIHGDKSQAERDWVLSEFKSGKSPIMTATDVAARGLDVKDVKYVINYDFPGSLEDYVHRIGRTGRAGAKGTAYTFFTAANARFAKDLIKILEEAGQKVNPELAKMGRGPPPPAGHGGFRDRYGSSRQWS